A single window of Nicotiana tomentosiformis chromosome 1, ASM39032v3, whole genome shotgun sequence DNA harbors:
- the LOC104091373 gene encoding classical arabinogalactan protein 9: MDRKNAIWIGFICIIIAGVGGQAPATSPSATPAPPTPTTPSPPTTPAPTGSPPPTQPPPASSPPPAVSSPPPTSASPPPAVSAPPQATPPPAATPPVSPPPPVSAPPPATPPPVATPPPPATPPPSPPPPAAAPAPVATPPASAPAAAPTSVPTSPAPSPLGVLSPPAPPMGAPSPSTPAFSPGPSVATDQSGVEIMRFSKMIMGSLVFGWGVFCLLI; the protein is encoded by the exons ATGGATCGGAAAAATGCTATTTGGATCGGTTTTATTTGCATTATAATCGCCGGCGTTGGAGGTCAAGCTCCGGCCACGTCGCCTAGTGCCACTCCAGCACCACCAACACCCACTACCCCATCTCCTCCTACTACCCCTGCACCTACTGGTTCTCCTCCGCCAACTCAACCGCCTCCGGCATCTTCCCCACCGCCGGCCGTTTCATCTCCGCCACCTACATCAGCTTCACCACCTCCAGCTGTATCAGCTCCGCCACAAGCTACACCTCCACCGGCAGCTACTCCTCCAGTGAGTCCTCCACCACCAGTTAGCGCTCCACCACCGGCTACTCCTCCACCTGTGGCTACCCCGCCACCTCCTGCTACGCCACCTCCCAGCCCTCCTCCGCCAGCTGCAGCACCTGCACCAGTTGCAACTCCACCAGCTTCAGCTCCGGCTGCTGCACCTACGTCTGTACCCACATCTCCGGCACCATCTCCATTGGGAGTATTGAGTCCTCCAGCACCTCCCATGGGTGCTCCATCCCCGAGTACTCCAGCTTTTTCTCCTGGTCCATCAGTAGCCACTGATCAG AGTGGAGTGGAGATCATGAGGTTTTCAAAGATGATAATGGGAAGCTTGGTCTTCGGATGGGGTGTCTTCTGCTTGCTGATTTAG